From a single Methanofollis sp. W23 genomic region:
- a CDS encoding DUF6063 family protein produces the protein MKFDEKNLGVALEIFYCILENGSLTRSDHPGEFLRYEQEAEVREALAFCAKGQRLVLCRHHDALYLSPGIHNPVFGLSNTEIKQALGSGFNNPEMYTVFFIMHVLITEFYQDSAHEPYLEKVPKKHLIEVVEKKMKAMEALEYLEKTSEDYQFNFKVIADLWDRLPPSEFRTDESDKIKQRGSGSKHALVNSTIMFMEKNQLVREHDDAVYLTPRCKAIIAEIYSNEEVQTDLRTFIEGLGEVGEGDDA, from the coding sequence ATGAAGTTTGACGAAAAGAACCTCGGGGTCGCCCTGGAGATTTTCTACTGCATCCTGGAGAACGGGTCGCTCACACGCTCCGACCATCCAGGGGAATTTTTGCGGTACGAGCAGGAGGCCGAGGTGAGGGAGGCGCTGGCCTTCTGCGCAAAGGGACAGCGACTGGTCCTGTGCAGACATCACGACGCCCTCTATCTCAGTCCCGGGATACATAACCCGGTCTTTGGCCTCTCAAACACCGAGATCAAACAGGCTCTCGGGAGCGGGTTCAACAACCCCGAGATGTACACGGTCTTTTTTATCATGCATGTCCTCATCACCGAGTTCTACCAGGACTCCGCCCACGAGCCTTATCTGGAGAAGGTGCCGAAAAAGCATCTCATCGAGGTGGTGGAGAAGAAGATGAAGGCAATGGAAGCGCTCGAATACCTGGAGAAAACCAGCGAAGACTACCAGTTTAACTTCAAGGTGATCGCCGACCTCTGGGACAGACTTCCCCCGTCTGAATTCAGAACAGACGAGAGCGACAAGATCAAACAGCGGGGCTCGGGCTCGAAGCACGCCCTGGTAAACAGCACCATCATGTTCATGGAGAAGAACCAGCTTGTCAGGGAACACGACGACGCCGTCTACCTCACCCCACGGTGCAAGGCGATCATCGCCGAGATCTACAGCAACGAGGAGGTCCAGACCGACCTGAGGACATTTATCGAGGGGCTTGGCGAGGTCGGGGAGGGAGACGATGCCTAA